The sequence CAGATAATTATCGAAATCGAATTGATCAATTCTATTCGATATTTAGCACAGTATTTTAgcatattgaattttttatttattaaaattttagtttgatttttcaaaaccgACACCTCCATTTACAATATATGGCACTATcagaaatataacatttaattatggttaattatcatgattgGTAATGAACAGTTGTAGCAAATAGTAACTACGGCTACCACAATTTTCAGCTATAACCAATATTATTATAGTCTAAATATGTAAGGAGAAACATATTCCTGTTTGCCTTTTTCCCTCATTGaatgcttcattttttagtCTAAATAAAGTCATCATTAtaagttaattacattttgtcatttaaaCCATTTATGTTTCTACACTTTGtcatctaaattttgttttatgttaacttatcatttcaattttatgaaattttacactttttcatttataattattttttaactaagcttttttatcaaaaaaatcactacatgcagtgcacatatgaaatttaaagttatataatattatatttttaatatatacacaacatgttattttttctgatagaaaaataaataaaaagaggaTTATATGCAGagtgcaaattttataaaattaaaataataaaataatacaaaaaaatttaaaaataaaatctaaaaacgAGGATAATTCGAATTGAAGAGACGCTCTACCTACCCTAATAAATGAGCCCAAATAATTGGACCCAACGTGCtggtttttatttcttttttctgacCAACACAGAGCACGTCCTGATCCATCATTGAGATTCGTGACTATCCATTGAAAGATTATTGAGGAAACACATCAAACcaataacttaatttattgaaaagaaaagtattattttagtccgttaaatatacataattttaattttagtttgataactatattcatttttattcgggtgtaacttacgaaattgcttacttttagtcctctaacagattttcgaacaattttactccTATGCAACtatgaaaggcagttttaatTCATATGCACTcctaggggtaaaattgtccaaaaatctgcaagagaactaaaaataagcaatttcaAGTTactgaatataaataaaaatgaacatagttatcgaactaaaattaaaattaagcatacttaacggactaagaTAATACTTTTCCATTGAATATCCGAAAAcggaagaagaaaatttagaatttgGAGTTACTTCCAGTTGATCCATTGTTGGACAACATGAGCGAGTGCTTGGGTAGAAGATCCCTCTTGGCTCAAAGCATTTCCAGCAGCAATCTTAACATCATTCATCCTGTTTCGAATCTGCTTACCTTCTTCCCCTTGCATCAGTCGTTTCATCAGTTGTGCGATCTGCTCTCTCCCCACAACCCCATTTTCATTCTCTTTTACTCTTATTGCACCCTTCAAACCATCCGTCAAGAACACTGCATTCATCCTGTGCTCGAAGCAGAGCGGCCATGCGATCATCGGCACACCAAACACTGCGCTTTCCAGTATAGAGTTCCACCCACAGTGCGTCACGAACCCGCCTGTTGACCTGTGGCTCAGCACTTGAATTTGAGGAGCCCATGAGGCCACCACTAGTCCTCTCCCTTTAGTCCTTTCCAAGAACCCGTCTGGTAGAAAATCCAATGGATCCTTCACAATGCTTTGACTGTTCAAATATGCGTCGGCAATGTTTTCTTGCGGGGTTCTCACCACCCAAAGAAACCTGTGCCCACTCATTTCAAGCCCCAAAGCTAGTTCGTTGAACTGCTCCACTGATAAGGTCCCTCCGCTGCCGAAGGAAACAAAAAGCACTGATTTAGGTGGCTGATCATTCAGCCATTTCACACACTCAGATCCTCGATCGGATTCGGCTTCCGTGCCCGTCCGGATCAGGGGACCGACTGGATAAACGGGGGGAACATCCGGACGGCGTTGTTCTAAATCCTTGAATGCTTCTAGTTCCAATTCAAGAAAGCTATTCACCATAACGCCGTCGGCTTCCAGGAACTTGTTGCACCAATCCAGAGCCCATTTATGCACTTCACTGTTCCTTTCTTTCATTGAATCCGGTAGATCTTCCGGGCTCAATACAATGGAACCTGGCAACGTGATTGGCTCCTCCATGTCTCTGTATTCCGAAGTGCAAGATTCATCAAGCTTCGGCATCAGTACCGAGAGTGACAATTCATTGGTTGCTATCACATGGAAAAGGTAAGCTGGGATTTCAAATTGCTTTGCTATATCAATGGCATCAATAGCAAAAAGATCCACCACAAGAGCAGTAGCTGGAGTTCCCAACTGCTTGAGCGAAGTCAACGTGTCACGGAGTGCGGGAAATGATCGCGTCAGGCGGACGGACACCAGCAACTCGACTCTTGCGTTCTCCGGAAGATCGTCTGTCGACGCCGGTGGGAGAAACACGGTGTTAATTGTGGTGGGCAGACCCTGAAGAAGGGACTTCTGAGATTTCATGGAAGAACCATCATCTAGGATGATGAGTGTGATAGTGCAGTTATGGTGGAAAACAAGTTTCTTGGCAAGCTCGATGAATGGGATTAGGTGGCCTAAAAAGATTGGAGGAGGTAGCAAGGCTATGTTGTGTGGTGGTTGGGATCTTTGTGTAGCTTCCATGGCGGACCACACACAGATATTGTGTAGTTTAAATCAGCTTATTTTGTATGAACTGGTGAGATTGTTGCAGGGATGCGACTTTTGGTTGTTCTCTATATATAGagaagggataattacactaccaatttatgagatttagtgtatttatacataaatactcataatttagaaaattgtaTCTAGTAGTCTGGtgttaaattatatctaacaaatatatctatttaatCGTCAGACTTcgttaaatttgataatattagcgaaaaaattaaaataaaaattaatatttagctCGAGTCACTATAGGTCAATACATCCTTTTGACCAAATACCCTATAAGGATGAGGATATATCTACCCACACGTATTAGCATGTGAAGATGCATAGTGATATTTTGGtcagaaaaaatttgtttgaactgCATATATCAGTAATTAATCAATcaagattaaatataaatttatattcaacTTAGTTTTGTTGATATCAGCAAATGTTTTGTGAATTTTTACAAATGGAAGGcctatttgttaaataaacaCAAACGTCAtgggtactaaatataatcttttaaaatataaggggtttgCGTGTAACTACATAAAAACATAAGGAGGGcattataattatccctatataaaagaaagggataatttcaattttgtcccCTTAGTTAGTCACTAGATCAGTGTTGTTTAGACCTCATCAATCCTggtcctcaatttttttaaaaatgatcaaaGTCGGACCTCTCTTTATTGACTGTCTAAACTGACAACAAGAATACTGTggaggaaaattaaaaatggcaGTAGAAACAGAATAAAAGATCATCACTAACACACACACGATAATTTCAATTTCGGTACCCTGGACCACAAAACTAATGTTGGTACCCGATGTTGCTTTCTTGTGCATGACATGGACGGTCTACCCATGACtaacttatgggactaaaattgaattacCTCGAAACAAAAACAACATTAGCAATATATActtcttcacatgcattaacgcatgAAGGCATACGAGGGTAATCtagtcataaaaataaatcagtaataagtgaattgagggtaaatacagatttttttcctgatttttttattaatatcagcaaattcaataaattttaactaacgaaaGAACttctttttaaacaaaattatatatcaagatTGCTAGATGCAATTTCTCAAGTTATAATTATctcttctttaatttattatgcaCGTGTTTTACTCTCGCCCGATCTAAGCCGGATATGCGGGATATGTGGCTATAGTCACATTCAATTATGAGATGGTTGGCCCGCACACATCCACAATGTCACAGTAagcaacatattttttttatccaaagaTGTTTGAATATTAAGGCCACGTTTATTTTGAATGATTAGTTATCGTATCATTGCTAAAtatctcttattttatatttggttgaataacaatttatctcatgtgatattgaaaataagtacattattttcttatgaaaaaaatatagcaatttactctcctatattttttaaaatgaagcaatttacctctttataaAGGGTGGTAAactgtttcattttaaaaaatataaagaggtaaattgttgtattttaaaaaatacagagagataaattattatttattttttcataagagggtaatttgctcatttacaatatcacaagggaatTGCTTGCATTATTTCCCTGTATATTTACTTGGGTATGGGTCGGCTTGTGACATTTGCTTCAAGCCGGGAACTAAATTCTATTCAGCTGTGATTGAAATCCATATTTACATTAGGGTATTAATTTATCACAATGGACCACCACAAGATGGCTAATTCTTGGTTGATACAATTGTACtcattaatttatgtaatatttcagaTTTACCcttgtttttgtaataaattcatgacagttgaatagcaatttaccgtcatgtgatattgaaaatgaatatattaccaccttattaaaaaaattatagcaatttacccctatgtactttttaaaatgaagtaatttacctccatagagaggtaaattgttgtatttaaaaaaatataggaaaataaatcattatttgtctttttatAACGGGATAATTTGCAAATATTTAAGTCTTTTTAAATGTCTTATTCTGTGGtgtgatattgatatttttattttattacggGACAATTTTGTCAGTTACATATTTTAAACGTCAGGGGcgtcaaatataattttcaaatcataggAGTTTGCGTGTAATTTCATCAAATCACCAGGAGGGTactataattatccctatataaAAGAAGggataaatttcaattttatccccTTAGTCACTAGATCAGTTTCGGTCCCTATGTTTAGACCTCATTAATTCTaatcctcaattttttttaaaatgatccaAGTCGAACCTCTCTTGACTGACCGTCTAAACTGACAATGAGGCCATTACGGAGGGAAACTAAAAATGACAGTAAAAACAGAATAAAAAGGTCGTCACTAACacatgataattttaattttggtacacTAGACCACAAAATTAATGTTGGTACCCTATGTTCCTTTGTTGTGTATGACATGTTCGGTCTACCTATGACtaacttatgggactaaaattaaattaccttGAAACAAAAACAACATTAACATAGGTtatttgcaaatattttggtctttGACAATAATTCTTTGACAACATCAGCAATATATACTTTTCcgcatgcattaacgcgtgaagacatatgagggtaatttggtcataaaaatatttacttgacttgtaataaattagtaataagtcaattggggataaatataaaaattttttattcatatcaGCAAACTCGATAAATgttaactaacaaaaaaacttaatttttaaacaaaatcaaatatcaaaattgcTAGATGcaattttcaaactataattatctcttctttaatttactatgaattttgtaatgtttataaataaaaattattttaaataaatacgaTTCTTGATGAAGATGAATATAGTGCTGATGGAAAACTGATATAGATATAAgatgtatgtataaaaaaatgttttaagtatttttaaatattttatattatgtgatgtaatatgtcatattgatatattttttttaaatacaggACAATTTTGTCagttacatattttattccttagaataagtacaaaaataaatacaatttaaattgatCACACGATAGTCATCCAATGAttaatgcaaaataaataagctattaaattatcatattatCAGATGTCCCAACATTAATCATTATATTATCTATCCCCTTTTAAGTATACGGGGTCTGAATTATGTGGTATTCTCGATGTGTGTgcatcaatttaaaaattaaaaagaattaattattttttttttaaatttttactatttgaatgttatgttttataaaagaagatgaaattttattacataaaattataccttagtctttttttattttatggtcAGTTTTGCTGATAcggtatttttaaattagtcATATATGGActaaacatattattttttttaattatagtccATAGTTACAAATTCAAAACTACAGAAAAGCCATAAGAATCGCAAAATTAAAGGGGTCATTTGTTAAGTATGTGTTAATTTTTGGTGTACTAAGCATTTTCTTGCATTATATTTGGACTAAATGTGCTAGTTACTATTAATTAGGGATATTTACACTTCCCTCCTCcaaggtttggtgtaattacacgtaaacatCTTGTggtttaagaaattatatttagcacccatgaggtttgcttttgtctaacaaataagtcttttcattagtaaaaattcacTGAGTTTGCtgacatcaacaaaaaaatcagaaaaaaaaatctacattAACTCCTGATttacttattactgatttattgcgaGTCAAATATGtcattttatgatcaaattaccatcatacgtcttcacatgttaatgcatgtgagaatgTATATCTTTAACGTTTTAAGGATAGTTTGGtttgaaaaagattatttgacatgcaataagtgaataataagttaatcaaggataaatatcaatttacatTCAggttttttattgttaatgtcagcaaattcgattaattttgattaatggaggAATTTATTTGTCAAACGAAGTCAAACCTCAGAAGTGCagatgtattttttcaaactataaaaaatttatatgcagttatatcaaatttcagaaaaaaaaagtgtaattatagtCATCCATTGCCTCCCATAGTTATAAACCAAAATGCCTTTTTTCCTAAAGTCATATACACATAGAAAACTGAAAAGACTCGTATACCACGTGCGgtgcatataatatataaattggaCTTGAGGTGAGTTTCCACGTGTCAACCCAATGGTGTACCCTCCCCATTAATCAATCTATTTAAATTCATGAACAACTCCAAGAACTTAAGGAGTCGTAATATTAtattaggtaaattacaataaattttcattagattttacataattataaatatttttttgttatttaaaaaattattaatactttattaattttaatggtcgtctaacaattagttcaaatcgttaggttttcatccattttatggtgaattgatcaaaatgtccttatggtttaaaaattataattttatttatttttaaacattttctaattttttataatttttaaaattgtatcaTCCACCTTGttcgaattttttataatttttttttatttttttttaaaaaataaaaaaattacaataaggaCAAAGtcgataatttaataattccaTCAAAGGGTTACatacttttttcaaatatcagggaggtatttataatttttcaaataataagagggatttttaattatgataaatccCAAGAaagattgttgtaatttaccatattATCTATCGTGTAATAATTTTAgccatttatattttgaatcaaTAAATAACCAAGTGATTagttctataaatatattaattgctGGTCTGTAGCCAAGACATCTAATAATTGTTTGGTTCATTAAACAACAGCTGAAACTACTTGGAATtctttatcataatttatgtttttattttttcatatttcatttattaattagactCATATTAAATGCACATGtgccaataaattttggtGCGGAGATCTGTGAGCAGATCTGACCCATAATGTTTTGCTTCCTGCCGACGACGAAACTTGGGATGctctctttaattaattacatcgTAGTACGTGACATTGTTTAATAACTGATAGgtgtaaaaaaaatgtacataatatgcataaaaataaattgatctAAATAAGTTTAAGTAATTCAAAAAAGTAGAAAGAAATAAGAGGTTCATAACATTTTAAGAGGTTCAAGAGAACCTGACAGGCGGCCTTGACGTGTGCCCATAGAAAATAGATTGGCAAGGGGAGAAGGCTGAAAGCATCCCCCTACTCACACTATGATCAAAACCAAACAATATGTTCGCCCCTGAAGGGCCACACACGTGGCAACTGCTCTCCCACGTGGCATCTCATCAACTCATGTGTTAGCAATCACTTTGGACCACATTAGCCCTAGGAGGACCCCCTTTGGCAGCTGAGATATCACACAGGTGACTTCCAACTACTGGCAAATTGGTGTAGGAAGAGACATCTGAACTCTTGAAAGCTCCCTATTACTCTGGCTGGCAATTGGTTGAACCATTGTTGTGCGGCCCTGGAGAAGGTGGTGATGAAAACATGACAATTGATTCCATCCGTATACCTGTGCAAAAGAACTACATTCTCAAATCGCGGGAGGTGTTCTTGAGGGCCAATTGACCCATCATATTCAGTAACGGGGGTACAACAGTTCGCCGGGAGTTCATCCGCTATCACCGCGTCTGTGAAGGGGACACCCTGCTGCTCGTCTCCTAGGACTCCTGCAATCTGGTGTTGCACGTGCTTGGGGCCCTTCTGAATGCATTCCAGCTGAGTCAGTCATTGCTTGGGAACCTCCTGGGGTGCCGTTGGAGGGAGCCCTTGTATCCCCGGGGTCCTGGTTAATGTGGTGTCTCCTTTTGTCGAGCCTCCTTCTACTCCTCCTTCAGGGATGTCTGCTTCCACCATGGGGGCTGAGCGGGAGGGGACCAATGCCGCCATCTGCTCCCGTACTGCTGTTGCGACCACATATTGAATTGTGCCCAGCAAGGCTGGGGAAAGTTCTCCTAAAGTGGTATCTGAAGAGGTGCTCCGCCTCGGAGGATCAACCAAAGGGTCCACTACTCTTGGAGGTGGCATCGGCGGTGGCAAGGCTGGGACGGATCCTCCTCCAATTGGGGCTAGGGAGGTTCCACAACGACTTGCAAAGGGTGATTGTTGCTGGGCGCCTCCTTCCGCTTGTTAGTGGGATTGTTGGGGTTTCCATACTAACTCACGCATTAAACTCAATTTCCCACATGCGACGTCAATAGATGCATGTAATTTTAGTACGTCCAACAGTCTTGGATCTCGATGATGGACTTGGACTTATTGAGCAAATGAACTTGAGAAACAGGACCTCCAAATCAAAGCATTAGCACTCAGACACTCAAATTAGATCAGAATTTAGGAATTTGAGCTCGTTTTTAACTATTCATCAGCTCGCgagctttttctatttttttgtatatatttttatttataaaatttttatatatttaatttcatattcaatactttatcaattttatactcaaaattgaccatgtaatataactattaatcaatatcatacattttattttggataatagtaaattatggtacttttatttgtacatttagactttatacaaaaataaatttaatcaacaacttagtaaattataatatttttataattaaaattattatttaacatgacatatataaactttatgttatgttttaatatatatttgtgttctgttatactttatttaaattgacaagtaatacccttatgatttttctttttatctatttttgagttttatatttatatcaagattcATACTgtcattatgcaatctatttcaTCACTTACAAATTTATGTcgaaatttagtaattcctatgaattaatctaaaaataatgataataataataatagtgatggttgaataattttaattattattattattttattatatataatgagataaaaaaaaattaatcaacaattagGATATCTTAAATCTGAGCACccgattcataccaaatttaaatatctataaGACTATGTcgattagatcatatcagatgGTATGATTTAGAATCAATGACccgattcaacgatacaccatcttgaatgattattcttatattcCAAGTACGATATTTCAACATTTGTATATCcaa comes from Sesamum indicum cultivar Zhongzhi No. 13 linkage group LG10, S_indicum_v1.0, whole genome shotgun sequence and encodes:
- the LOC105172355 gene encoding hydroquinone glucosyltransferase-like, coding for MEATQRSQPPHNIALLPPPIFLGHLIPFIELAKKLVFHHNCTITLIILDDGSSMKSQKSLLQGLPTTINTVFLPPASTDDLPENARVELLVSVRLTRSFPALRDTLTSLKQLGTPATALVVDLFAIDAIDIAKQFEIPAYLFHVIATNELSLSVLMPKLDESCTSEYRDMEEPITLPGSIVLSPEDLPDSMKERNSEVHKWALDWCNKFLEADGVMVNSFLELELEAFKDLEQRRPDVPPVYPVGPLIRTGTEAESDRGSECVKWLNDQPPKSVLFVSFGSGGTLSVEQFNELALGLEMSGHRFLWVVRTPQENIADAYLNSQSIVKDPLDFLPDGFLERTKGRGLVVASWAPQIQVLSHRSTGGFVTHCGWNSILESAVFGVPMIAWPLCFEHRMNAVFLTDGLKGAIRVKENENGVVGREQIAQLMKRLMQGEEGKQIRNRMNDVKIAAGNALSQEGSSTQALAHVVQQWINWK